Part of the Zhongshania aliphaticivorans genome, TAGAAAGTAAAGCTGCCCACCTGCTGTACTTTGTGGTGAAAAATCACCCATTTTCAGATGGTAATAAGCGCAGCGGTGCCTTCCTGTTTGTGGACTTTCTACACCGCAATGGCCGGCTTCTAAACGCGCATGGTCAGCCTCAAATTAATGACACGGGTTTGGCGGCCTTAACATTGTTGGTGGCTGAATCTGACCCTAAGCAAAAAGATGTGTTGATACGGTTGATAATGCATATGTTAAGCGCCGGAGAAACATAATGACCGTAGGGGCGCCTGGCGGGCGCCCAGACATAATGCCTAAGCACCGTTTTAACCGAGGTTCGATTCGCCTAAATAGTTACGACTATTCTCAGGCCGGTGCCTATTTTATTACTCTATGTACACATAACCGGGATTGTATTTTTGGCTATATAGATAACGGGGAAATGCGCTACAGTGCCTTTGGTGAAATTGTTGTTAACCAGTGGCTGCTAACTGAGTCATTGCGTTCTGAAATTTCCTTAGATGCATGGGTGCTAATGCCTAATCATTTTCACGGTATATTTTTTATTAGGGATTCTGCACGGGCTCAGGGCGACCGGCCGGTCGCCCCTACGTTGGCGTCTAGGTCGGTAGGCTCGCTGGTGGCGGGCTTTAAATCGGCGTGTACTACACAGATAAATACGCAACGAGGCAGCTTGGGTGCCAAAGTGTGGCAACGAAATTACTGGGATCGCGTGATTCGTAACGAGGCTGAATTGACAGCGTTAAGGGAATACATCGTCAATAACCCAAGGAAATGGACTTTAGATACACTGTATATGGCTTAGAAGAGGTGTATAAAACTCAACATTTGATAATGTGAGTGATAGAGATATAACAGAAGGATTTGCGAACATATGAGCTTCAATGAAGCAGCGCTAGAACAAGCCATCATCGACTTGCTTGGTGAGCAGGGCTACCCCCATAGTAACGGCGCGACCTTTGTTCGCGATAAGCGCGAGGTCTTACTGAAAGACGACCTTCGTACTTACCTTCAGCAGCGCTATGCGGTAGATAATATTACCGCCGGTGAAATAGACGCAATTATCCGCAAGCTAGAAGCCTATTCCTCCGCTGACTTGTACGACTCTAATCGCGCTATTCATAAGCTGGTGAGTGATGGCTTTCTACTCAAGCGTGAGTCGGTGGCCAGTAACAAGCATAAAAGCCAGAAAGACCTGTATATACAGCTCATAGATTACACCGGCCTGCCAGAGTCGCGGATGCCTGATCCTGAGTCATTGGATTTAGTGGTAGCACACGGCGGCACTGAGTATTCGACTGCTAGGGCGGAGCTGAACATCTACCGCGTGGTGAATCAGCTAGAGATTGAAGGCTTTGAGAGGCGCATTCCCGACGCCATCTTGTATATTAATGGTTTGCCCTTGGTGGTGTTCGAGTTTAAAAGCGCAGTGCGTGAAGAGGCAACAATCTACCAAGCCTA contains:
- a CDS encoding transposase, which gives rise to MTVGAPGGRPDIMPKHRFNRGSIRLNSYDYSQAGAYFITLCTHNRDCIFGYIDNGEMRYSAFGEIVVNQWLLTESLRSEISLDAWVLMPNHFHGIFFIRDSARAQGDRPVAPTLASRSVGSLVAGFKSACTTQINTQRGSLGAKVWQRNYWDRVIRNEAELTALREYIVNNPRKWTLDTLYMA